From Dietzia sp. ANT_WB102, a single genomic window includes:
- a CDS encoding AI-2E family transporter, with protein MTLRPIAREHLPYPIVLAAVWSACLLLIAGGGWILGQVIGRLAIIIAPLAIAVLLAAMLRPLVDRIPKRVPRAAASLVVVVGLVVVVLAALAAVTTQVATGVPEMRAKLGGGTDAALTWLKDGPLHLTADRLQEAVSQVRTWVETNSNSVAAGAVQVGHTALDAVAGALICLVSLFFFLYHGERLWEFFVRWLPRASREHVDVAFRRGWGSLGTYTRTQLTVAAINAAGVGTGAALLRVPFVIPIMVVVFLASFVPIVGTLVAGVIPTVLALVDRGPVIAIVMLAIVVVVHQLELHVLQPFLMGHAVALHPLAVIVVVAAGTYLFGIVGALFAVPVTAMANTVVRSLAAGRDGEGPDGEDDDEGHQRGDDHERAPA; from the coding sequence ATGACACTCCGCCCCATCGCGCGCGAGCACCTGCCGTATCCGATCGTGCTCGCGGCGGTGTGGTCGGCGTGCCTGCTCCTCATCGCGGGCGGGGGCTGGATCCTCGGCCAAGTGATCGGTCGGCTGGCGATCATTATCGCGCCGCTGGCGATCGCGGTCCTGCTCGCGGCCATGCTCCGTCCGTTGGTCGACCGCATCCCGAAGCGAGTCCCGCGGGCAGCGGCATCCCTCGTCGTCGTCGTCGGGCTCGTAGTTGTCGTCCTCGCCGCGTTGGCCGCGGTCACGACCCAGGTCGCCACCGGGGTCCCTGAGATGCGGGCCAAACTCGGCGGCGGCACCGACGCCGCCCTGACGTGGCTGAAGGACGGCCCATTGCACCTCACCGCAGACCGGCTGCAGGAGGCCGTCTCCCAGGTGCGCACCTGGGTCGAGACGAACTCCAACTCGGTCGCTGCCGGCGCGGTCCAGGTCGGTCACACCGCGCTCGACGCCGTGGCGGGCGCGCTCATCTGCCTGGTGTCGCTGTTCTTCTTCCTCTACCACGGTGAGAGGCTGTGGGAGTTTTTCGTGCGGTGGCTGCCGCGCGCGAGCCGCGAGCACGTCGACGTCGCCTTCCGCCGCGGCTGGGGCAGCCTGGGCACTTACACCCGAACGCAGCTCACCGTGGCCGCCATCAACGCAGCCGGGGTCGGCACCGGTGCGGCGCTGCTGCGGGTTCCGTTCGTGATCCCAATCATGGTCGTCGTGTTCCTGGCGTCCTTTGTGCCCATCGTCGGCACTCTCGTCGCCGGGGTGATCCCCACGGTGCTGGCGTTGGTCGACCGCGGTCCGGTCATAGCGATCGTGATGCTGGCGATCGTCGTAGTGGTCCACCAGCTCGAGTTGCATGTGCTGCAACCATTTCTCATGGGCCACGCCGTGGCGCTGCATCCGCTCGCTGTGATCGTGGTGGTCGCAGCCGGGACCTATCTCTTCGGCATAGTGGGTGCGCTGTTCGCCGTCCCCGTCACCGCGATGGCCAACACCGTCGTGCGGTCTCTCGCTGC
- a CDS encoding alpha/beta fold hydrolase, translating to MSNDERPDLWFRRDGMELRAVDSGPDDGEAIVLLHGFPQRTSSWDLVVPLLHAAGYRTLALDQRGYCESARPRGRRAYRLSELVGDVIALLDAAGLADAHVVGHDWGAAVAWGVAGSHPDRVRTLTAVSVPHPAAFLQAMLTSDQLVRSWYIGLFQLPFLPELLLTSTGPRTEKALAGTGMTPEMIERYRREMVTAGAIPGGVAWYRALPFASPRGATAPVRVPTTYVWSDGDPALGRGGAERTRHHVDADYRFVELNGVSHWIPDERPVELADAIIARAKG from the coding sequence ATGAGCAACGACGAGCGGCCGGACCTCTGGTTCCGCCGAGACGGCATGGAGCTGCGGGCCGTGGACTCCGGACCGGATGACGGTGAAGCGATCGTGCTGCTCCACGGCTTCCCGCAGCGAACCTCCAGCTGGGACCTTGTGGTGCCGCTACTGCACGCCGCCGGGTATCGCACCCTGGCGCTCGACCAGCGCGGTTATTGCGAATCCGCCCGCCCCCGCGGTCGGCGCGCGTACCGCCTGTCCGAGCTGGTCGGGGATGTCATCGCGCTGCTCGACGCCGCCGGTCTCGCTGACGCACATGTGGTGGGCCACGACTGGGGCGCCGCCGTGGCCTGGGGCGTCGCAGGGTCGCACCCCGACCGGGTCCGCACCCTCACCGCGGTGTCGGTCCCCCATCCCGCCGCGTTCCTCCAAGCGATGCTCACCTCCGATCAGCTGGTGCGATCCTGGTACATCGGGCTCTTCCAGCTGCCGTTCCTGCCGGAGTTGCTACTCACCTCGACCGGACCTCGGACAGAGAAGGCCCTCGCCGGGACGGGCATGACGCCGGAGATGATCGAACGCTATCGGCGCGAGATGGTCACGGCCGGCGCGATTCCCGGCGGGGTCGCCTGGTACCGGGCGCTGCCCTTCGCCTCTCCCCGGGGCGCGACCGCGCCGGTCCGCGTGCCCACGACATATGTCTGGAGCGACGGCGACCCCGCCCTGGGGCGGGGTGGCGCGGAGCGGACCCGCCACCATGTCGACGCCGACTACCGGTTTGTCGAACTGAACGGCGTCAGCCACTGGATTCCC